Sequence from the Zeugodacus cucurbitae isolate PBARC_wt_2022May chromosome 2, idZeuCucr1.2, whole genome shotgun sequence genome:
CAGTCAAACTTTTCGAAGCGCCTCTAAAGCATCTCGACGGTGTTatgtgcaaaagcttggacTTATTAGAACAGCGTATACCGTTAGTTTATTTGCCGCCAGAAAtggtaataatttatttcactcaaaagtgaaaatgttttaTGGAAACTTCTTTTCGAAGATGTATTGGAACACAAAGGAGTACATGTCGGACCATCTTGTACGACCGGTGCTGAAGCGTGCCGATTCTGTCAAACAGATAGGAAGCACGGTCCTGGAGAGTTCCCTAACAGCGTATGCGGCAGAGCGTTTGGACGAAGCCTTCTCGGTTGGAGACAAATTTGTGGATAAATATTTGGTGCCCTTGCCAGGCGATCAAACGGATGGTGAGCCaatctttttttattacaaaacagTGAATTATTTCCATTATCTGAAAATCACAATCTGTAGAGAAattagaataatatataaacatttttttgcatGCACTGTTAGCATCCGCAGGAGCTTGGAAAACACATgagtgtatatattttattgaaatgtcgAGGTTATCACATTTTGCTTTTTGATTAACTTTATACAAGTAATTGTTAAgtttataaatgtaatttatttcgagctttaatgaaaaataaacacaGAAAGAAATCTCCGAACTGATAAGCGAGTCTCTTCAGAATGTTTCAAGGAGATTCGTTAAGGTGAAAGATGATCTAGTGTGCAACGTGCAAATGTTTAACTACTGCATAGAACGCGTTACCTAAACACCTATTTATACATCCACATCCATAtataattatcattatacacaTCTGCATTTCAGCACCCATCGATGAAGATAAGAATACTggcgttgaaaatgaaaaaggcGCCATTAAGGCAATACATCACGGTCAACGATTCTCACGCAAGCTTAAACGCCGCCTAACTCAGCGCACCCTCGCCGAGGCACGAGCACTAAAGAAGCAAAGTAGAGAAGCCATTAATGTTCTCATCTATGCAGCAGAATTGGTAAGCTTTCAAATGTGCCTCACCCTTTCGACTTAATGTCGAGGACTAAGCATATCAAGCAATAAGTTAAACGATCTCATagtgttaatatttattatttttatacagttTCTGCATTAgttaataaatcatttaaaatatagTTCCTAACAGGGAAAGTCAAGATTGTCTATcctaaaaacatacatacatatatcaatgttTTAAATGTAGAAATTAGTTTCTCAGAAAAAGTTTAGCTACAAGGCTCAACTTCTTTTTACCTTCAATAACAATTTGTCATATATTttgaaactaataaaataaagaactgCTTTTTCTTGTGACCTCTTTAGATTGCCACGGATCCTAAGTTGGCTCTACAAAAAGCGAAAGAGCTATGGGAGTATCTGAGTGAAGACGAGCCGGAAAACCAAGCCAGGCCAGTCAGTTTGGAACAGTTAGTTGTGCTATTGACGCGTGAGTCAGCTCGACGTTTAGTGCATCTGGTGAATTTTAGCGCACATATCGCCTCGAACTTACCAAAGTATTAATTTAGCCATATACCACATATTTAGCTATTTACTATGTACTCCTTTTCACCATTATATTTCAGAAAATTGTCTCACACCACAGCTGAGGTTGTTCACCAcattatcattttcaataacCGCATTATTAGCATTACTAAATTGGACAAAGTTAAAAATATGTCCAAACAAGAAGCTGAATCTCTAATTAAGCGCGCGTTGACCTTCTACGGAGGCCTTCAAATCGTCACTAATAGCTATTTGGTAATATATAAACATGGACAAGTTTTAGCAAGAAAAATTCAGATAGATAGTAAAATGCttgtattttattatctttGCAGGAACGTTTAGCCACTTTTCTCTCGGGTCGCATAGAGGCAGAGAAGGTTACCGTCACCGCTATCGCATCCACTGCATCCTCCTCCAACGCCAGACGACGCATCGAACCACAGGACAATAACGTTCCTGTTCCACATATAAATGGCGTCTACTGAGAAATagaattttttattgctgtcGTATTTTTGTTTCTAATCATCGACTTTTATTTCTGCTTTCATATTCGTACTAATACGTAAACTAACATTTCGGAAAATAAATAAGATGTCTGAATAAACTATAAAAAGGGCATATGACACCATTAGCATAGGGTATGCTGCACTAAAACTGTGCAAAATcgaattatattgaattttatcttcattgtattttttttttttttttggctcacACCCGTTTTTATCGCATTCCCCGGGGTTCGTTAATTAGAGGAGAGGTTCACTTCTAGATCCGAACACTTTTCTTTATGCGctatattaaaatgtaattatgtattCAATGAATATGGAAAATTACCATAGAGGATCAAAATTAGTAAGActgatattattaaatttaccaCTAGATAAAGAAGTTGTGAAATGCGAATGTATTTTTCGAATCTATAacggaaaaattttatatttttaatcgtATTGCAATTTAGTACTATTCTC
This genomic interval carries:
- the Lsd-1 gene encoding lipid storage droplets surface-binding protein 1 is translated as MANSSVSKLHLESVDRIVSIPLVETSFKRIENLYGKVKNNNRLFNWYFETAESTIFAACESVQPAVKLFEAPLKHLDGVMCKSLDLLEQRIPLVYLPPEMMYWNTKEYMSDHLVRPVLKRADSVKQIGSTVLESSLTAYAAERLDEAFSVGDKFVDKYLVPLPGDQTDAPIDEDKNTGVENEKGAIKAIHHGQRFSRKLKRRLTQRTLAEARALKKQSREAINVLIYAAELIATDPKLALQKAKELWEYLSEDEPENQARPVSLEQLVVLLTRESARRLVHLVNFSAHIASNLPKKLSHTTAEVVHHIIIFNNRIISITKLDKVKNMSKQEAESLIKRALTFYGGLQIVTNSYLERLATFLSGRIEAEKVTVTAIASTASSSNARRRIEPQDNNVPVPHINGVY